TGTTatgagaaacaaagaaattgaataaaaaaaatgaagaattaaatagaaaaaataagaaaacacgTGGATACTGAATTAAATAGACACTGAGTGaagtttttttaatcatttgtgcatttattcttttattttgacagctgtGACTGTAGAGAAGTTGTAaagttgtgaaaaaaaatatatattttggaaagataaaaatgaatgtACATCCTTTTAATAAACAAGAAGCAAGTAAGAAGCATTTTAGATTTGGTAGGGCCACAAATACATGAAATGGAAAAACTGCGTGAGATACTGTGAGTTCAATGCATGGGCTTTTTTATCAATATAGAACTACTTTTGCACTCCAACGGTAACTTGACTGATCTCAGCAGTGATTTCTAGAGTCAATAGAAGCAATTAACATATTTAGTCACATGCTGGGAAACTCTTACAAATATTTTTAAGAGAGTGTTGGCCCATATCAAGGAACCTATTTTACTGAACATCAAATATATGCCACATTTCTTCACAAAAAAGAGCAAGGGCTCCTTACTTCAGTTCAAGAATATTTTTACCTCTGTGTTAGAATTACATAAATTAAGGCCTGAGAAAAAACATGTTACTTATGAGTTACTAATAGCTGCGACCTGTGGTTTTCGTGGAACGGTTCTTCTGCAGAATTGTTTCAACAAGCTGTCTCTCATGTCTTTTGCTCTTAAGCAGTAGATGAGTGGATTGATCATTGGTGGGGCAAGGCTGTACAGCATGATGATCACTATTCGCACATCAGCACTAAATGTAATGCCAACATTGCTGGCTAAATATACAAAACATCTGGGTAAATAATAAAGGGAGATTATGATCAGCTGAGTACTACAAGTGGACAATGATTTCAGGCGGCCTTGCACATTTGCTATCTTATACACTGCTATAATTATAGAGCAGTATGAGAAAATGATAAATGCCAGAGGCCCCAGTAGTGTAACCATTGCAAATACAAAAGCAGGAATGGCATAAGGGGCCCTGTCAGTGCATGCCAGGACTGTTATACCAATATGGTCACAGAAGCAGTGAGTGATTATGTTTGAGGCACAGTAAGGAAGAGGATATGCTCTAAGAACTGACATTAAAGGGGATGCCTTGGCAATAATCCATGAAGTAATACTAAGAATTAAAATATTAGATTTTGTAAGAACACGTGAATATCTGAGAGGAAGGCAGATAGCCAAGTACCTATCTAAAGCCATCTGAAAGAGAATATAAGAATTGACTGAACCAAGATAGTGAACAAAGTACATTTGGATAAAACAGGCAGTAAATGAAATGCTTCCTGACTGAAACCAATATCTGCTTATGATCTTAGGTAAAGTGGTTGTGCTAAAGAGAATATCACATACACTCAGATTTAAAATGATATAATACATTGGCTTATGGAGGCTGCGGTTGgttgcaattaaaaaaataactgtaacaTTTGCTATCATCGTTAccaaatatacaaaaaacaatAGAGCTGAGACAAGACCATAGTACTCCTGATGAAGTCCAGGAAATCCAGTAAGGATAAACTCAGTCACACTGCTATGATTTCTCTCAGGCATGATGAAACAAGAATTTGAGTAAAACACTGTTAAACATACAATGCTTGAGAAACCACCATTAAGCCTTATCAGTTACACTATTAAATTTACAATACAGTACAGCATTAACTCAAATATTTAATCCAACTAattcttattgttattatttttaaattctttttcaattctttttctttatcaaAGTCTTTAGATCTAATCATGTTTgcatatgaaaaataaatattccgTTTTATTGTAAATCTTTAACTATGCACATAAACATAAGGATGAGAAAGACTTAATTAGCTCAGTTCATATGTACCTTTCTCATACAGGATGGGAGAAAGCTCAGCTGTCTTGCCTGCTGATTCTCTGCTTAAAAAGACTTCTTGTGTGGGATCATGATGGTGGTGTTCTATAGGTTCACTTTATATTCTCTGTGGATCAAGCCAAGcctactttatttataaagcactcacactgaacactgaccaaagtgctgaaaataaaataataaaaaaataaaaatacataaaatcaaatacaATGACAGTAAACAATATCCAACACCAGCATCAGAAAGACaataaaatccaaataaaaCTGGCCTTTCTATATGGCATTAAAAGCCAAACCAAAAGGGTGCGTCTTCAGACCAGAATGAAAGATATCAAGTTGGAAAGACTTTGTAATTTGTAATGGCAGTGTGTTCCAGAATTTGGGAGCCAGAACTGCAAAAGCCCGATCCCACCGGAGCTTCTGATGTGTCCTCAGCACATCCAACAGCAACTGGTCAGCTGATCTGAGAGACCAAGAAGGGGTGTGCAGGTGCAGTAGCTCAGACAGATAGTGTTGGGCAAGACCATTTAAGTCTttaaaaccaaataaaagaaTTATAAAATCTGTaccatactcggcacagatgtttctgtatactattcTGGCCTCTTGGTTAACCTAGGAATCCCAAAAGCACATGGGAACCACAAAGAGATGGGTAAGAAACCCACAACCACCAAATCCTTGCAGAAGGTCAAGCAAGTCCTGAgtagtcagctgaatggtaagaatAAGATCCAAGTAATCAATACCTACatccagtggcggtcctagcctgtttggcgcccagGCGAACACTCCTctgccccccacacacacacacacaaaacacattaaggattatacattaacataaaactgttgtcggaaccatactgacacacacacacacacacacatatgaagagagagatagtatgcattgtatgcaaacagctaccaaacagccatcataattcatcatacaatgagaacaggacaaatcaaaaTCAATAATTGACAATGActcattaatattaaaatctgtaacataatgtattgtttggagtttagtctgttactgttactatttttaccatttcttattggagcaactgtaatccacattatttccttagggattaataaagtatgattctgattgtttcaggatgacctgccattatccaatcacacatctgcttatctgtatcttttgctcgtttctcctcctcttcttttctattttttctaaagTGAGCatctgatggctttgaacttttcttgtccatcttccattagttttaattttgcactccagtatgaacacaaatcccccaacccgaggatcaccacaacataacctaatagacctacaccttagttcacagattcgctttgtctaaggtgtatttctgggatttcacacaacccaggattcaaatcatgaatacataatgggcttggatttacatcattatgaatgaaatgtgctctatttggaagcagccggcccctcccctttcgacgggttgtgtgtgagactttaaatcatcaaactgtaaattataaattttaaattgtcattGATCCATTTACCCcaagtcctaaagtgtatatttattttcttactcttcttatatatattgtttgtttacttgcactgctgtaactggagccttgtcgtctcgtctctctatatactggactgtatgtagcggagatgacaataaagtttactttgacttcagcagcgagcaggcgcaccgagggctctcgcgctcacttttcgcgtattgaatttcgaaaaaacaccGGTGCacattataagtctgtatcataatgtctggtgtttgttggtttgttgttttgtttttattttgttttattttgcgagttgatTATTAGATgccgctccagccagccagagaatcccccgccgcgccgccctctcctccctgtgctgcaagcagcaggcgcacctcgcaaacggagggcgcctttactcccagcaaatgggcgatagaaaaccgctcggtgcctatgccattcccaatatgcgctggcatgacgtCGGGGGctgcatgagtacgagcaattgttttttgttttttggggggttttttgccgatgcccgtgatgccgccgccccgggcaaccgcccgtgtcgcccgtatcaaaaaccgctactgcctACATCCTGCCGGTGATCAGGTTCCATGCTGGCATAATAAACCGGCCAAAGGAGATAAAAGCCACTGACATTAAGTCAATGAAGCTTGGATTTTAACCCAAATCCAGCACCACGAGACTGTACACtaagcagaaggaaggaggccaaGGACTGGTGAGTGTTAAATCCACTGTCTAtgatgagacaacaaacatccatgagtacatcaggaagatggccacaaCTGACCATGTACGTACtaaatacctcaggcagcagaaacctgagaaagaagagaaacaaCAATGAGAAGAACCATCGaagaaggacaggcccctgtaCCGAATGTACCACGGGGAGGTATAAGacgtggctgacatccagatatcctaccagtggctgaacaaatctggactgaaagacagcacagaggcactaatcatggcagcacaggaacaagctctcaGCACAAGATCAATTGAGGCTGGGGTTTAACACACAAGGCAAGACTttaggtgcaggctgtgtaaagatgccccagagacaatccagcacataacagcagggtacAAAATGCTAGCAGGCAGTGCATACATGGAataccataaccaagtggccgacATAGTATAAAGGAACATCTGCTGAGTTTGGCCTGGACTTCCAGTGGTCAAATTGGGACACGCCTTGTAGGGTGGTTGAGAATGAACGAGCTTAGAtactgtgggacttccagatacatgcagacaaactggtgatggctaaccaaccagacatagcagtggtggacaagcagaggaagacagcaaaattttaaattattttctttctttctttatttttacatacaACATCTGttcttgtcctgctagaccttagtgcagcgttcgatactttTGACCATAATATTCTTTTAGCACGATTAGAACATGGTGTAGATATttcaggtactgcgctgcagtggtttgtatcatatctatccaacagactccaatttgtgcatgtaaatggagagtcctctccacacactaaggtcaattatggtgttccacagggttcagtgctaggaccaattctgtttacattatacacgcttcccttaggcagtatcattagaaaacatagcatacattttcactgctatgctgatgacaccctgctctatctgtccatgaagccagataacacacaccaattagttaaactgcaggaatgtcttaaagacataaagacctggatggccgctaactttctgcttcttaattcagataaaactgaggataaaactgaggtcattgtactcggccctgaaaatcttagaaatatggtatctaaccagattcttactctggatggcattaccttggcctccagtaacactgtgaggaaccttggagtcatttttgaccaagacatgtccttcaatgcacatattaaacaaatatgtaagactgctttcttccacttgcgcaacatctctaaaattagaaatatcctgtctcagagtgacgctgaaagactagttgatgcatttattacttctagcctggactactgtaattcattattatcaggatgtcctaaaaactccctgaaaagccttcagttaatccaaaatgctgcagcaagagtactgacagggactagaaagacagagcatatttctcctgttttggcttcccttcattggctccctgttaaatccagaattgaattcaaaatcctgctcctcacatacaaggtcttaaataatcaggccccatcttatcttaatgaccttgtagcaccatatcaccctattagagcacttcgctctcgcattgcaggcttacttgttgttccaagagtatttaaaagtagaatgggagggagagccttcagtttttcctttccagtcacctttctcactcactatgtgttaatagacctctctgcattgaatcatatctattattaatctctgtctctctttcacagcatgtctttcatcctgttttccttctctcaccccaaccggtcgcagcagatggccgcgcctcctgagcctggttctgccggaggtttcttcctgttaaagggagtttttccttcccactgtcgccaaagtgcttgctcataaggggtcatatgattgttgggtttttctctgtatctactgtacaatataaagcaccttgaggcgactgctgttgtgatttggcgctatataaataaaatttaattgaaaattAATTTGAATTGAACAACGCAATCAATTTATTCTATAGTATTACACCTCTTATACACCCATTTCTTCTCatcaagaaaaataaagaatccaaaaaataaaaataaatagacaTCTTGGTAAATGGGCACTTAATTATCTCTTTTACTGCTGTGACAGTACAAATCTTGTTGCATGTTTggacatttacaaaaaaaatctgtcctCAATCTCTATCCTCAAAAAAAGTACTTTATTTAAGTAACAGtccaattccattttatttataaagtgccaAGTCACAACAGTCGCCTAAAGGCTCTTTAACAAGTAGCAGGTAAGACAAAATTTTGATCTGATTGGGCCACAACTATACACAAAATGGGAAAACTGTGCGAGAGTttgaggtttgtttttttgtttttgtttttttcttttaaattagaACTCTCTTTGTGCTTCCATAAAAAACTTTATATATCTCTGCCGAAATATCAGGGGTCAAAAGAAGATATAAAGATATACGGTTACATGCCAGGAAATGCTTGCTAGTGGTTTTATGTCGTCTTCCTCTGTAACCTGCAAGAAAGAGCACTGGATCTCAagtatattgatttttttttctccagcaaCCCATGTTCTTTTTCATTCAACACAAGAATCCAAATGACTTAAACCCTGTTTAAAAGACATGTTACTTATGAGTTACTAATAGCTGCGACCTGAGCTTTTCGTGGAATGGTTCTTCCGCAGATATGTTTCAACAAGCTGTCTCTCATGTCTTTTGCTCTTAAGCAGTATATGAGTGGATTGATCATTGGTGGGGCAAGGCTGTACAGCATGATGATCACTATTCGCACATCAGCACTAAATGTAATGCCAACATTGCTGGCTAAATATACAAAACATCTGGGTAAATAATAAAGGGAGATTATGATCAGCTGAGTACTACAAGTGGACAATGATTTCAGGCGGCCTTGCACATTTGCTATCTTATACACTGCTATAATTATAGAGCAGTATGAGAAAATGATAAATGCCAGAGGCCCCAGTAGTGTAACCATTGCTCCTGCAAAGGCAGGGATGGAATAAGGGGCCCTTTCAGTGCACGCCAGAACTGTTATACCAATATGGTCACAGAAGCAGTGAGTGATTATGTTTGAGGCACAGTAAGGAAGAGGATATGCTCTAATAACTAACATAAGA
The genomic region above belongs to Oreochromis aureus strain Israel breed Guangdong linkage group 14, ZZ_aureus, whole genome shotgun sequence and contains:
- the LOC116310873 gene encoding olfactory receptor 1-like yields the protein MPERNHSSVTEFILTGFPGLHQEYYGLVSALLFFVYLVTMIANVTVIFLIATNRSLHKPMYYIILNLSVCDILFSTTTLPKIISRYWFQSGSISFTACFIQMYFVHYLGSVNSYILFQMALDRYLAICLPLRYSRVLTKSNILILSITSWIIAKASPLMSVLRAYPLPYCASNIITHCFCDHIGITVLACTDRAPYAIPAFVFAMVTLLGPLAFIIFSYCSIIIAVYKIANVQGRLKSLSTCSTQLIIISLYYLPRCFVYLASNVGITFSADVRIVIIMLYSLAPPMINPLIYCLRAKDMRDSLLKQFCRRTVPRKPQVAAISNS
- the LOC120432809 gene encoding olfactory receptor 2AT4-like yields the protein MPERNYSALTEFILTGFPGLHQEYYGLVSAVLFFVYLITMIANVTVIFLFATNRSLHKPMYYIILNLSVCDILFSTTTLPKIISRYWFQSGSISFTACFIQMYFVHYLGTVNSYILFQMALDRYLAICHPLRYSRVLTKSNILILSITAWIAAKTFNLMLVIRAYPLPYCASNIITHCFCDHIGITVLACTERAPYSIPAFAGAMVTLLGPLAFIIFSYCSIIIAVYKIANVQGRLKSLSTCSTQLIIISLYYLPRCFVYLASNVGITFSADVRIVIIMLYSLAPPMINPLIYCLRAKDMRDSLLKHICGRTIPRKAQVAAISNS